A window from Corynebacterium accolens encodes these proteins:
- a CDS encoding ArgP/LysG family DNA-binding transcriptional regulator: protein MNPVHLETLLAIVEEGSFEVAASVLGISPSAVSQRIKALEASTGRVLVRRANPXGXXXAGEVLVQAARRMALVQAETDARLGQRLARVPLSVAINSDSLATWFTQVLSDTAQQGDVALRIRIEDEARTLAMLRRGDVLGAVTREHSPVSGCDSTFLGTMRYFAVAAPHIAEGFHSGRFTWETMPLVGYGPNDQVLDDAMRERFIDSHVVRARVSQIPSSEGYLEAVRVGLGWGLLPQVQAQPLVESKELLLLDDHQLDIDLYWQRWRLESEVLSDLTRSVINAAAGLGRA, encoded by the coding sequence ATGAACCCGGTACATTTGGAAACCTTGCTGGCCATCGTGGAGGAAGGAAGCTTTGAGGTCGCCGCCTCGGTCCTGGGGATTTCCCCATCTGCGGTAAGCCAGCGCATTAAGGCGTTGGAGGCGAGCACCGGCCGTGTGCTGGTGCGGCGGGCGAATCCGGKGGGGGSGRCGGRAGCCGGCGAAGTCCTCGTACAGGCGGCCCGGCGCATGGCGTTGGTGCAGGCGGAAACCGATGCCCGGTTGGGCCAGCGCCTAGCGCGCGTGCCCCTGTCGGTGGCCATCAACTCCGACTCGCTCGCCACCTGGTTTACGCAGGTATTAAGCGATACCGCGCAGCAGGGAGACGTTGCCCTGCGCATACGCATTGAGGATGAGGCCCGCACGCTCGCGATGCTGCGGCGCGGCGATGTTTTGGGTGCGGTAACGAGGGAGCATTCGCCGGTATCCGGGTGCGATTCCACGTTTTTGGGGACCATGCGCTATTTCGCCGTTGCCGCCCCGCATATCGCGGAAGGCTTTCATTCAGGGCGGTTTACCTGGGAGACGATGCCGCTGGTGGGCTATGGCCCCAATGACCAAGTGCTCGATGATGCCATGCGCGAGCGCTTTATTGACTCCCACGTCGTGCGCGCACGGGTCTCGCAAATTCCCTCTTCGGAAGGCTACCTGGAGGCCGTGCGCGTGGGCCTGGGGTGGGGGCTTTTGCCGCAGGTCCAGGCCCAGCCGCTGGTGGAATCGAAAGAGCTGCTGCTTCTCGATGACCACCAGCTCGACATCGACCTCTACTGGCAGCGTTGGCGCCTAGAATCCGAGGTCTTAAGCGATCTGACGCGGTCTGTGATTAACGCGGCTGCGGGGCTGGGAAGAGCTTAA
- a CDS encoding META domain-containing protein: MTLKKIATATMSVSAAALMTMGVANAEEPAANPAPAEPGTEVADTTAKSDLVESLPADADKLVPNIEGQTITGELHSVKEDGQFTVQFDKDQSLVLDDGCNTYTTSYDVDKDGTIHVGDFVSTKVACDDHTQALSDSLRDVLESEPSFYALPDGQAALGTEDNAVVFNVVE; the protein is encoded by the coding sequence ATGACTTTGAAAAAGATTGCAACCGCGACGATGTCCGTCTCCGCAGCTGCGCTCATGACCATGGGCGTAGCAAACGCTGAGGAACCCGCAGCAAACCCGGCACCGGCTGAGCCCGGCACCGAGGTGGCAGACACCACCGCCAAGAGCGACCTGGTGGAATCCCTGCCGGCAGACGCTGACAAGCTGGTGCCCAACATCGAGGGCCAGACCATCACCGGTGAGCTGCACTCCGTTAAGGAAGACGGTCAGTTCACCGTGCAGTTCGACAAGGATCAGTCCCTGGTTCTCGATGATGGCTGCAATACCTACACCACCTCCTACGATGTGGATAAGGATGGCACCATTCACGTAGGTGACTTCGTCTCCACCAAGGTGGCGTGTGATGACCACACCCAGGCACTTTCTGATTCCCTGCGTGACGTCCTCGAGTCCGAGCCTTCCTTCTATGCTCTGCCTGACGGCCAGGCCGCACTGGGCACTGAGGACAACGCCGTTGTCTTCAACGTTGTGGAGTAA
- a CDS encoding NAD(P)-dependent alcohol dehydrogenase has protein sequence MPIKSKVLQKTSPDAPFRTVEIERRDPREDDVVIDIKAAGICHSDIHTIRNEWGEAHFPLTVGHEIAGVVEAVGDKVTKFKVGDRVGVGCLVNSCGVCEQCRNGQEQSCLNGSVGTYNSEDVDGTITQGGYAQKVVVNENFVLTIPEGLDFDVAAPLLCAGITTYSPLARWQVKEGDKVAVVGLGGLGHMGVQIAAAKGAEVTVISRSLRKEQEAYKLGAQRVLATGEAPDFFANHKGEFDLILSTISASYSLNDYLQLLKPRGIMSVVGLPPEELGITMGNLVGGGKVLTGNNIGGIAETQEMLDFCAEHGIGAVIEKVGVDDVDAAYERVVAGDVKFRFVIDTETFAD, from the coding sequence ATGCCAATTAAATCTAAAGTTCTGCAAAAAACGAGCCCAGATGCACCTTTTCGCACCGTAGAAATCGAACGGCGCGATCCGCGCGAAGATGACGTCGTCATCGATATCAAGGCGGCAGGCATTTGCCACTCGGATATTCACACCATTCGCAATGAGTGGGGCGAGGCCCACTTCCCGCTGACGGTGGGCCACGAGATCGCTGGCGTGGTCGAAGCGGTAGGGGACAAGGTCACCAAGTTTAAGGTAGGCGACCGCGTGGGTGTGGGCTGCTTGGTCAACTCTTGCGGGGTGTGCGAGCAGTGCCGCAATGGGCAGGAGCAAAGCTGCCTGAACGGCTCGGTGGGAACCTATAACTCTGAAGACGTCGATGGGACCATTACCCAGGGCGGCTATGCGCAAAAGGTCGTGGTCAATGAGAATTTTGTGTTGACGATTCCGGAAGGCCTCGACTTTGATGTTGCCGCCCCGCTCTTGTGCGCCGGAATTACCACCTACTCGCCCTTGGCCCGGTGGCAGGTCAAGGAAGGCGATAAGGTAGCCGTCGTTGGCCTTGGCGGTCTGGGCCACATGGGCGTGCAGATCGCCGCCGCCAAGGGCGCTGAGGTCACCGTCATTTCCCGCTCCTTGCGCAAGGAACAAGAAGCCTACAAGCTCGGCGCGCAGCGGGTGTTGGCAACGGGTGAGGCCCCCGACTTCTTTGCCAACCACAAGGGCGAGTTTGACCTGATTTTGTCTACTATTTCCGCCTCCTATTCCCTCAATGACTACCTGCAGCTGTTGAAGCCGCGGGGGATCATGTCTGTGGTCGGCCTGCCGCCGGAGGAACTGGGAATCACGATGGGCAACCTCGTTGGTGGCGGTAAAGTATTGACCGGAAACAATATTGGCGGCATTGCCGAAACCCAAGAGATGCTGGACTTTTGTGCAGAACACGGCATCGGCGCGGTCATCGAAAAGGTGGGCGTTGATGACGTTGACGCAGCCTATGAGCGGGTTGTTGCCGGTGATGTGAAGTTCCGTTTTGTCATCGATACGGAAACTTTCGCGGATTAA
- a CDS encoding LysE/ArgO family amino acid transporter: MSIVLAGFVLGLSLIVAVGPQNAMLLKYGIRRDHIGLIIVVCALSDVILITSGTAGVGYLVERFPNALEALKYIGAAYLAFFTFTCFRDAFKTKGEAIDVESTSPNSTEEVATFDGDTTGGAGTGHGSVATATATQRQEIKRSPSWVKPLLTALALTWLNPGAYVDVLVMLGGIANQYGDPGRWLFAGGAIAASFTWFPVIGFGAARFSHVLSRPEVWRWINVGIGVIMVGLTLKLLLL; encoded by the coding sequence ATGTCCATCGTGCTTGCTGGTTTTGTGCTTGGTTTATCCCTCATCGTGGCCGTCGGCCCCCAAAATGCGATGCTGTTGAAATACGGCATCCGCCGCGATCACATCGGGCTCATCATCGTGGTGTGCGCGCTTTCCGATGTCATCCTCATTACCTCCGGCACCGCCGGTGTCGGCTACCTGGTTGAGCGCTTTCCCAATGCGCTTGAGGCGCTCAAGTACATCGGCGCGGCATACCTCGCCTTTTTCACCTTCACCTGCTTCCGCGATGCCTTCAAAACCAAGGGCGAGGCCATCGACGTGGAATCCACTTCCCCTAATTCCACCGAGGAAGTCGCGACCTTCGACGGCGACACCACGGGTGGGGCCGGCACCGGGCACGGTTCTGTCGCCACAGCTACCGCCACCCAGCGCCAGGAAATTAAGCGCTCTCCCTCCTGGGTTAAGCCACTACTTACCGCGCTGGCGCTAACCTGGCTCAATCCAGGCGCCTATGTTGATGTGCTGGTCATGCTCGGCGGCATCGCCAACCAGTATGGCGACCCCGGCCGGTGGCTTTTCGCCGGCGGTGCCATTGCCGCCAGCTTTACGTGGTTTCCCGTCATTGGCTTTGGCGCTGCCCGCTTCTCCCACGTCCTCTCCCGCCCCGAGGTATGGCGCTGGATCAACGTTGGCATCGGCGTCATCATGGTTGGCCTGACCCTCAAGCTCCTCCTGCTGTAA
- a CDS encoding YkvI family membrane protein, which translates to MSYKNILAMAMSFVGLLVGAGFATGQEVVQYFTAFGTWGIAGIVVAAAIMTLAGTVFLQLGSYFHATEHNTVFRKVTHPIVSKLLDVAVIITLFAIGFVMLAGAGSNMEQQFGWQAWIGSTLMLGLVIAVGMMDVDKVSKVIGMLTPSIIIAVIGVAIYTMFNMPDDIGAAMEASSQIDTPIGNWLVSALNYNGLALMLAVSMSLVIGGDNISPREAGWGGIVGGIVYSVMMGLAGFSLLMNAEEIEGSDIPMLSLVDSVNPVLGAIMAIIIYLMIFNTAIGMFYALGKRLSAGNEAKFRVIFIAGCFAGFGVSFFGFKTLMQYVYPVIGYMGIAMVAVLVFAWFRSQSKIQDEALRRERVRSLMHLKLNPNKEYDADRYDDEIGQHLEDSNMDSESLYEELVTEVTEKLDGDDDVDFDKEEFEKQNQDDHTYYIEREGVEHDRSPEEIEKWIEETGAIGDPEEDDESSEAESSQK; encoded by the coding sequence GTGTCTTATAAAAATATTCTCGCCATGGCTATGTCCTTCGTGGGCCTGCTGGTAGGCGCGGGCTTTGCTACGGGCCAAGAGGTCGTGCAATATTTCACCGCCTTCGGCACCTGGGGTATTGCCGGCATTGTGGTCGCAGCGGCCATTATGACGCTGGCGGGCACCGTGTTCTTGCAATTGGGCAGCTATTTCCACGCCACTGAGCACAACACGGTATTCCGCAAGGTCACCCACCCTATCGTGTCTAAGCTATTGGACGTCGCCGTTATCATCACGCTCTTCGCCATCGGCTTCGTGATGCTGGCCGGTGCCGGTTCCAATATGGAGCAGCAATTTGGCTGGCAGGCTTGGATCGGCTCGACGCTGATGTTGGGGCTCGTGATTGCCGTCGGTATGATGGACGTCGATAAGGTGTCCAAGGTCATCGGTATGCTCACGCCGTCCATCATTATTGCCGTCATTGGTGTGGCCATCTACACCATGTTCAATATGCCGGACGATATCGGTGCGGCAATGGAAGCCTCCAGCCAAATCGATACCCCGATCGGCAACTGGTTGGTCTCCGCGCTGAACTACAACGGCCTAGCTTTGATGCTGGCGGTTTCGATGTCGCTGGTTATCGGCGGCGATAACATTAGCCCCCGTGAGGCCGGKTGGGGCGGCATCGTAGGCGGCATCGTCTACTCCGTCATGATGGGCCTGGCAGGCTTCTCCCTGCTGATGAACGCCGAGGAGATTGAGGGCTCCGATATCCCGATGCTGTCCTTGGTCGATAGCGTCAACCCAGTCTTGGGCGCAATCATGGCCATCATTATTTACCTGATGATTTTCAATACCGCCATTGGTATGTTCTACGCATTGGGTAAGCGCCTTTCCGCGGGCAATGAGGCAAAGTTCCGCGTTATCTTCATCGCCGGCTGTTTCGCAGGTTTCGGCGTCTCCTTCTTCGGCTTCAAGACCTTGATGCAGTACGTCTACCCGGTCATCGGCTACATGGGCATCGCGATGGTGGCCGTCTTGGTCTTCGCATGGTTCCGCAGCCAGTCCAAGATTCAGGACGAGGCGCTGCGCCGCGAGCGCGTGCGTTCGCTGATGCACCTGAAGCTGAACCCGAACAAGGAATACGACGCAGATCGCTACGACGACGAGATTGGCCAGCACCTCGAGGATTCCAATATGGATAGCGAATCCCTCTATGAAGAGCTCGTGACCGAGGTGACGGAAAAGCTTGACGGTGATGACGATGTGGACTTTGATAAGGAAGAATTTGAGAAGCAAAACCAGGACGATCACACCTACTACATCGAGCGCGAGGGCGTAGAGCACGACCGCTCGCCGGAAGAGATTGAAAAGTGGATCGAAGAAACCGGTGCTATCGGTGACCCAGAGGAAGACGATGAGTCTTCCGAAGCGGAAAGCTCCCAGAAGTAA
- a CDS encoding ATP-dependent 6-phosphofructokinase yields the protein MRLAVLTSGGDCPGLNAVIRAVVRTASNEFGDTVVGYEDGWVGLLEDRRRDLYDDAGIDRILLRGGTILGTGRLHPDKFKAGLEQIKTNMREAEVDALVAIGGEGTLKGAKWLNDNGIPVVGVPKTIDNDVNATDYTFGFDTAVSVATDAIDRLHTTAESHNRILIVEVMGRHVGWIALHAGMAGGAHYTVIPEEPFDIAEITKAMERRFQMGEKYGIICVAEGALPKEGTMEFEAGGVDQFGHQTFNGIGQVIGDEINKRTGYDVRTTVLGHIQRGGTPTAYDRVLATRYGVHAARAAHNGDSGMCVALHGEDIDLVPLEEAVGTLKTVPDARYRNAQALFG from the coding sequence ATGCGTCTTGCTGTACTGACTTCCGGTGGCGATTGCCCCGGCCTGAATGCTGTAATCCGTGCGGTTGTGCGAACCGCATCCAACGAATTTGGCGATACCGTCGTGGGCTACGAAGACGGGTGGGTTGGCCTTTTAGAAGACCGTCGGCGCGATCTTTACGACGATGCCGGCATCGACCGGATTCTCTTGCGTGGCGGCACCATTTTGGGTACCGGCCGACTGCACCCCGATAAATTTAAGGCCGGCCTGGAGCAGATCAAGACGAATATGCGCGAGGCCGAGGTCGATGCCCTCGTTGCCATCGGTGGCGAAGGCACGCTCAAGGGCGCTAAGTGGCTTAACGATAATGGCATCCCCGTCGTGGGCGTGCCGAAGACCATTGATAATGACGTCAACGCCACGGACTATACCTTCGGCTTCGATACCGCGGTATCGGTGGCAACGGATGCGATCGACCGCCTGCACACGACGGCTGAATCCCACAACCGCATCCTCATCGTGGAGGTCATGGGCCGCCACGTGGGCTGGATTGCTTTGCACGCAGGCATGGCCGGCGGCGCACATTACACCGTGATTCCAGAAGAGCCCTTCGATATCGCGGAGATTACCAAGGCGATGGAACGCCGCTTCCAGATGGGTGAGAAATACGGCATCATTTGTGTGGCCGAAGGTGCCCTGCCGAAGGAGGGCACCATGGAGTTTGAGGCCGGTGGCGTCGACCAATTTGGCCACCAAACCTTCAATGGCATTGGCCAGGTCATTGGCGATGAAATCAATAAGCGCACCGGCTATGACGTGCGCACCACCGTGTTGGGCCACATCCAGCGCGGCGGCACACCCACCGCGTATGACCGCGTCCTGGCGACCCGCTACGGCGTGCACGCTGCCCGCGCGGCGCACAATGGGGACTCGGGAATGTGCGTTGCCCTGCACGGTGAAGATATCGACCTCGTGCCATTGGAAGAGGCCGTGGGTACGCTGAAGACGGTGCCAGATGCCCGCTACCGCAATGCGCAAGCCCTGTTCGGCTAA
- a CDS encoding DUF4261 domain-containing protein, which yields MTTPHTVDTSLVDAPLINIAVFSTAPSTEEITEAVTGTFSGRAGEITPGKNPGSLVVPIDGAFVLHYQTIDSAPTPDSYGLHPILSADAGDLNTAGAQVLVSVLPDNQEHDLSHQXREPRREHLELLSQATSAVAQHPNCLIIHNPRGNVSISPAMFNDAVRNNLAPMHIAPVWITQSGGELRGYSMGLVQAGHPEIQARTSSMDPTDLYYKLANIANHILQGATVKGGDTLAFEEGQASLTITEEPWFVDQNFPAVTINF from the coding sequence ATGACGACTCCACATACAGTAGACACTTCGCTTGTCGATGCCCCACTGATTAACATCGCAGTCTTTTCTACCGCCCCCTCGACCGAAGAGATCACAGAGGCTGTTACCGGGACCTTTTCGGGGCGTGCCGGAGAGATTACTCCCGGCAAGAACCCAGGCAGCCTCGTCGTTCCTATCGATGGCGCGTTTGTCCTGCACTACCAGACCATCGATTCTGCACCCACCCCAGATAGTTACGGCCTCCACCCCATCTTGAGCGCCGATGCCGGCGACCTCAACACCGCGGGAGCCCAAGTGCTAGTCTCAGTCCTTCCGGATAATCAGGAACACGACCTCTCTCACCAATYCCGCGAGCCGCGCCGCGAGCACCTAGAGCTGCTATCCCAAGCGACGTCCGCCGTAGCCCAGCACCCCAACTGCCTCATCATCCACAACCCGCGCGGCAACGTCTCCATCTCCCCGGCGATGTTTAACGATGCCGTGCGCAATAACCTCGCCCCCATGCATATCGCGCCGGTGTGGATTACGCAATCGGGCGGCGAGCTCCGCGGCTATTCTATGGGACTGGTCCAAGCGGGCCACCCGGAAATCCAGGCGCGCACCAGCTCGATGGATCCCACGGACCTCTATTACAAGCTGGCAAATATCGCCAACCATATCCTGCAAGGCGCCACCGTCAAAGGCGGCGATACCTTGGCCTTCGAGGAAGGCCAGGCCTCACTCACCATCACGGAGGAGCCCTGGTTCGTAGACCAGAACTTCCCCGCTGTCACCATTAACTTTTAG
- the gatB gene encoding Asp-tRNA(Asn)/Glu-tRNA(Gln) amidotransferase subunit GatB, translating to MTAAMYDLMDFDEVLDKYEPVMGMEVHVELDTETKMFSTSATNFSAAPNSNTDPVSLGLPGALPVVNSKGVEGAIKIGLALNCSIAESSRFARKNYFYPDQPKNYQISQYDEPIAYDGYLDVVLEDGTEWRVEIERAHMEEDTGKLTHLGGADGRIHGATASLVDCNRAGIPLIEIVTKPIIGAGERAPEVAKAYVSALRELVAALGVSDARMDQGSMRVDSNLSLRPIGQEEFGTRTETKNINSMRSVEQAVRFEMQRQAQVXEXGGSXEQEXRHYQETDGSTSKGRPKETAEDYRYFNDPDLPPVIAPREWVEELRATLPELPWVRRARIQKEWGIKDEEMRDLVNAGALDLIVETVEVGAKPDEARSWWVSYLAGKANEQDKTLAELDITPAHIARVIALVKEGKLTTKLARQAVDGVLAGEGDVDEXVAKRGLEVVRDDGAIEKAVDDALAANPDIVEKYRAGNKKVTGAIVGAVMKATQGKADPGQVNKLIAEKLS from the coding sequence ATGACTGCTGCGATGTATGACCTGATGGACTTCGACGAGGTCCTCGACAAGTATGAACCGGTAATGGGCATGGAAGTCCACGTGGAGCTGGATACGGAAACCAAGATGTTTTCCACATCCGCCACGAACTTCAGCGCAGCCCCTAACTCCAATACCGATCCGGTATCGCTGGGCCTTCCCGGGGCTCTTCCCGTGGTTAACTCCAAGGGCGTGGAGGGTGCAATCAAGATTGGCCTGGCGCTTAATTGCTCCATCGCGGAGTCCTCGCGCTTTGCCCGCAAGAATTATTTCTACCCGGACCAGCCAAAGAACTACCAGATTTCCCAGTACGATGAGCCGATTGCCTATGACGGCTACCTCGACGTCGTACTGGAAGATGGCACGGAATGGCGCGTGGAAATCGAGCGCGCCCACATGGAAGAAGACACCGGTAAGCTGACCCACCTGGGCGGCGCCGATGGCCGCATCCACGGCGCTACCGCATCCCTGGTGGACTGCAACCGCGCGGGCATTCCGCTCATTGAGATCGTCACCAAGCCCATCATCGGCGCCGGCGAGCGCGCCCCCGAGGTGGCAAAGGCCTATGTCTCGGCGCTGCGCGAGCTCGTCGCTGCGTTGGGCGTGTCCGATGCCCGCATGGATCAAGGCTCCATGCGCGTAGACTCCAACCTTTCCTTGCGCCCTATCGGCCAAGAAGAATTCGGTACCCGTACCGAGACGAAGAACATCAACTCCATGCGCTCGGTCGAACAGGCCGTACGCTTTGAGATGCAGCGCCAGGCACAGGTATWAGAAGAKGGCGGCAGCAKCGAGCAGGAGMCCCGCCACTACCAAGAAACCGATGGCTCTACCTCTAAGGGCCGCCCGAAGGAGACCGCGGAAGATTACCGCTACTTCAATGACCCGGATTTGCCGCCGGTCATCGCCCCGCGCGAGTGGGTAGAAGAGCTGCGCGCAACCCTTCCGGAGCTGCCGTGGGTCCGCCGCGCCCGCATCCAAAAGGAGTGGGGCATTAAGGACGAGGAGATGCGCGACCTAGTCAACGCGGGCGCGCTGGATCTCATCGTGGAGACGGTCGAAGTCGGCGCGAAGCCGGACGAGGCTCGTTCCTGGTGGGTGTCTTATCTTGCAGGTAAGGCCAATGAGCAGGACAAGACCCTGGCTGAGCTGGATATCACCCCGGCCCACATCGCCCGCGTCATCGCCTTGGTCAAGGAAGGCAAGCTGACCACCAAGCTGGCGCGCCAAGCCGTCGATGGCGTACTGGCGGGCGAGGGCGATGTTGATGAGGKCGTCGCCAAGCGCGGTCTCGAGGTCGTGCGCGATGATGGGGCCATCGAAAAGGCCGTGGATGATGCCTTGGCCGCAAACCCGGACATCGTGGAGAAGTACCGCGCCGGCAATAAGAAGGTCACCGGCGCGATCGTCGGTGCCGTGATGAAGGCGACGCAAGGCAAGGCGGATCCGGGTCAGGTTAATAAGCTGATCGCGGAAAAGCTGAGCTAA
- a CDS encoding DHA2 family efflux MFS transporter permease subunit codes for MIAETNLPSERQAWLAMFALSLGFFVSLLDQSMVAIALPEIQADLGATVNEIMWVSAAFLLAVVVPLLFTGRLGDVLGQRALFCIGVALFGIGAVACALAPSIEVLIVARIVQGLGASLEMPQTMSVINRVFARERRGRALGVWGIIGSVASLAGPLLGGFLVASFGWQAAFWVHIPFVIAAIVLALLWIPKLPTTAQDIDKPSAIVSLIALGSIVFGIQQGPELDWDWRVXVVLAIGJVASIAFXRLQTSAQDRGSTPLFXVXLFHNRNYAAGSVGILTMGFMAASVMLPVMLWLQSVKGLSAGEAGIIVAPMALVSMLMSPIAGILTDVVNPRLMGLVGFSLMIASLCLAWWVMHADANPWWLALPIAVLGIGQSFIWGSNAATTLRDISPHHMGAASGAYNTSRQVGSVVGVALVSAVMQTGNPTTAIINSILVIVIALVVGLISSLRYVDTLHG; via the coding sequence ATGATTGCGGAGACTAACCTGCCATCGGAGCGCCAAGCATGGCTCGCCATGTTTGCCCTATCCCTCGGTTTCTTTGTATCCCTGTTGGACCAATCGATGGTAGCCATCGCCTTGCCGGAGATTCAGGCGGATTTGGGCGCCACGGTCAATGAAATCATGTGGGTTTCGGCCGCCTTTTTGCTTGCCGTCGTAGTGCCGCTGCTTTTTACGGGGCGGCTTGGCGATGTCCTCGGTCAGCGCGCCCTGTTTTGCATCGGCGTGGCGCTGTTTGGGATCGGCGCAGTAGCGTGTGCGCTGGCGCCGTCGATAGAAGTGCTCATCGTCGCGCGCATCGTGCAGGGTCTCGGAGCATCGCTGGAGATGCCACAGACGATGTCCGTTATTAACCGGGTATTCGCCCGCGAGCGCCGTGGGCGCGCGCTGGGGGTATGGGGGATTATCGGTTCGGTGGCATCCTTGGCTGGGCCGCTGCTCGGCGGGTTCCTCGTGGCTTCTTTTGGCTGGCAGGCGGCCTTCTGGGTGCATATTCCATTTGTTATCGCCGCCATCGTGCTGGCCCTGCTGTGGATACCGAAGCTGCCGACCACGGCCCAGGACATCGATAAGCCCTCGGCCATAGTCTCGCTCATTGCGCTAGGGTCCATCGTCTTTGGCATTCAACAAGGCCCAGAGCTGGATTGGGACTGGCGGGTGSTWGTGGTGCTTGCCATCGGCMTAGTCGCAAGCATCGCCTTTKTGCGCTTGCAGACTAGCGCGCAGGATCGCGGCTCTACGCCTCTTTTTYCGGTGGRGCTCTTCCACAACCGCAATTATGCGGCCGGTTCCGTGGGCATATTAACCATGGGCTTTATGGCGGCTTCGGTCATGCTGCCGGTGATGTTGTGGTTGCAATCGGTCAAGGGGTTATCCGCCGGGGAGGCCGGCATTATCGTGGCTCCCATGGCGCTGGTCTCGATGCTGATGTCACCCATCGCCGGCATCCTCACGGACGTGGTGAATCCGCGCCTGATGGGGCTGGTGGGGTTTAGCCTGATGATCGCCTCGCTGTGTTTGGCCTGGTGGGTCATGCATGCCGACGCCAATCCGTGGTGGTTGGCCTTGCCCATCGCCGTTCTAGGAATCGGCCAGTCCTTTATCTGGGGCTCTAATGCGGCAACGACGCTGCGCGATATTTCACCTCACCACATGGGCGCGGCGTCGGGGGCGTATAACACCTCCCGCCAGGTGGGATCCGTGGTGGGCGTGGCTCTAGTCTCCGCCGTAATGCAAACGGGTAATCCGACTACGGCGATCATCAATTCGATTCTCGTGATTGTTATCGCGCTGGTGGTGGGACTTATCTCCTCACTGCGCTACGTGGACACGCTGCATGGATAA
- a CDS encoding bile acid:sodium symporter family protein has product MSTNSATEKQEERQALIAALGFPILVIIGGIIGYIAPDTAASFAPQVTPLLGIVMFGMGLTLKPVDFALVVRRPLPVVLGVVSQFVIMPLIALAVVAVMDLPEAVAAGVILVGCAPGGTSSNVVSYLARGDVALSVTMTSISTLLAPILTPLLTLWLAGEYMPVSAASMAWSIVKVVLVPVIAGIVIGMLLPRLVAKIQAALPWISVTAIALIVCIVVGGAHDNIVTAGVLVFAAVVIHNACGYGLGYLAGLFTRQPVPVRRTMAVEVGMQNSGLATSLASSYMSPLAALPGAVFSVWHNLSGAILAALCRFSDARKAKVS; this is encoded by the coding sequence ATGAGTACCAATAGCGCTACAGAAAAACAGGAAGAACGGCAAGCGCTCATCGCGGCGCTGGGTTTTCCCATACTCGTTATTATCGGCGGCATTATTGGCTACATCGCCCCGGATACCGCGGCATCCTTTGCCCCGCAGGTAACGCCGCTGTTGGGCATCGTCATGTTTGGCATGGGGCTTACCCTCAAGCCCGTCGATTTTGCGCTCGTGGTGCGCCGGCCACTGCCCGTGGTGCTCGGCGTGGTGTCGCAGTTCGTCATTATGCCGCTGATCGCGCTCGCGGTGGTGGCAGTCATGGATCTGCCAGAAGCGGTTGCGGCTGGAGTGATTTTGGTCGGCTGCGCCCCAGGCGGCACGAGCTCTAACGTGGTGTCCTACTTAGCGCGCGGCGATGTCGCGCTTTCGGTGACCATGACCTCCATCTCCACGCTCTTGGCGCCCATCCTCACCCCGCTATTGACCTTGTGGTTGGCGGGCGAATACATGCCGGTCTCCGCGGCATCGATGGCGTGGTCCATCGTCAAGGTGGTGCTCGTTCCGGTCATCGCGGGCATCGTCATCGGCATGCTGCTTCCCCGGCTCGTGGCGAAGATTCAGGCGGCATTGCCGTGGATTTCGGTTACCGCGATTGCCTTGATCGTGTGCATTGTCGTCGGCGGCGCGCATGACAATATCGTCACCGCCGGTGTGCTGGTCTTTGCCGCCGTGGTCATTCACAACGCGTGCGGCTATGGCTTGGGCTATCTCGCGGGCCTCTTTACCCGCCAGCCGGTTCCGGTCCGCCGCACCATGGCCGTGGAGGTAGGAATGCAAAATTCCGGGCTGGCCACTAGCCTTGCCTCTTCCTATATGAGCCCACTGGCTGCCTTGCCCGGCGCTGTCTTTTCCGTGTGGCACAACTTGTCCGGCGCGATCCTGGCTGCGCTGTGCCGCTTTAGCGATGCCCGCAAGGCCAAAGTCAGCTAA